One part of the Candidatus Zixiibacteriota bacterium genome encodes these proteins:
- a CDS encoding HD domain-containing protein yields MEHKYFKKRLDEILIGENLVTDREIKEALDRQREFGGKLGTHLYHLGHIDEKNLVRALSLQLNCDGVVLSLIDIHKMVITMIPQNVAMSRLVMPFDYKPEDNLLKIACLDPTDPHLVRELKFVSRGKNIKLYLATEASIILAINKYYLNRQISIGEAMALGIKNAVTDDDTVTDFRRTRKSNEHTESDKRVLLVSDDEKSNRILKRLLEYDAFDIMTTNSADKAIDILDNDEYACVLIKDTVPGDYIDLIDRVRKISTKTIVQFFDSPSKLILNPESWHLPSINGPNPLEILTSLLSSLSQLNINHSGRVGTYVEKLCEKMRLPAKDRILISTAGYMHDLARFYYRTESSEDNRRVVSLTAKLLSSLGFDPAVVGILKSMYLDLEKKYTSRLPIETLGGNILTIIDLFTESIPRDEYLSLDKFDDVKESLRDMAGRLFLPEVLEAFIEMMQIEILLIHERNENGQIMIYTEDLTAHSPLEMRLKYDGFRTIIVNSVETFVSLYRRSMPDAIVLVVPGKPDDITLLTANLYNHDINLKHLPVYVLTNPESINHLTILLDQGIEDIISIEDNLDLLMTKLHQLKANPEEPEPDNQVRQKTNLNTTA; encoded by the coding sequence ATGGAGCACAAATACTTCAAAAAACGTCTCGATGAAATCCTTATCGGTGAAAATCTTGTTACCGATCGGGAAATTAAAGAGGCGCTCGACCGACAACGTGAATTCGGGGGCAAGCTGGGAACTCATCTCTATCACCTGGGACATATCGACGAAAAGAATTTGGTTCGAGCCCTGTCGTTGCAATTAAATTGTGACGGAGTTGTTCTTTCCCTGATCGATATTCATAAAATGGTTATCACGATGATCCCTCAAAATGTCGCCATGTCCCGACTGGTGATGCCCTTTGATTATAAACCGGAAGATAATCTTCTCAAAATTGCTTGCCTCGACCCAACTGATCCTCATCTTGTTCGAGAATTAAAATTCGTCAGTCGGGGAAAAAATATCAAACTCTATCTCGCCACCGAGGCATCAATTATTCTGGCCATTAACAAATACTATCTCAACCGTCAAATTTCAATCGGTGAGGCGATGGCGCTGGGCATCAAAAACGCCGTCACAGACGATGATACCGTTACCGACTTTCGCCGTACCAGGAAATCGAATGAACACACGGAGTCGGACAAACGCGTATTATTAGTATCTGATGATGAGAAATCCAATAGAATATTAAAACGCCTTCTTGAGTACGACGCTTTTGATATCATGACAACCAATTCAGCCGATAAAGCCATTGATATTCTGGATAATGACGAATATGCCTGCGTTCTTATAAAGGATACGGTCCCCGGCGATTATATTGACTTAATCGATCGCGTTCGCAAAATATCGACTAAAACCATAGTACAGTTTTTCGATTCGCCTTCTAAGCTCATACTTAATCCGGAAAGTTGGCATCTGCCTTCAATAAACGGTCCCAATCCCCTGGAAATTCTAACGTCATTATTGTCGTCGCTTTCTCAATTGAATATTAATCACAGCGGCCGCGTCGGAACCTATGTCGAGAAATTATGCGAAAAGATGCGGCTTCCGGCCAAAGACAGGATTTTAATCTCGACCGCGGGATACATGCATGATTTGGCTCGATTTTATTATCGTACCGAAAGCTCGGAAGACAATCGCCGGGTCGTATCGCTTACGGCCAAACTCCTATCTTCCCTGGGATTTGATCCGGCCGTAGTCGGCATATTAAAATCGATGTATCTCGATCTGGAGAAAAAATATACAAGCCGTCTCCCTATTGAAACGCTGGGCGGCAATATCCTGACGATAATCGATCTTTTCACTGAAAGCATCCCCCGGGATGAATACCTATCGCTCGACAAATTTGACGATGTCAAGGAAAGCCTGAGAGATATGGCGGGACGATTGTTTTTGCCGGAAGTCCTGGAAGCCTTTATAGAAATGATGCAGATCGAAATCTTATTGATTCATGAAAGAAATGAAAACGGTCAAATCATGATCTACACCGAAGATTTGACCGCCCATTCGCCTCTGGAAATGAGATTAAAATATGATGGATTCAGAACCATTATCGTAAATTCCGTAGAGACTTTCGTATCTCTCTATCGCCGCAGTATGCCTGACGCGATCGTATTGGTCGTACCCGGCAAACCGGATGATATTACGCTATTGACCGCCAATCTATATAATCATGACATAAACCTGAAACATCTTCCCGTCTATGTCCTGACCAACCCTGAATCAATAAATCATTTAACCATCCTTCTTGATCAGGGAATTGAGGATATCATATCAATTGAGGATAACCTTGATTTGCTTATGACAAAGTTGCATCAGTTAAAGGCAAACCCGGAAGAGCCGGAACCTGACAATCAGGTTCGGCAAAAAACTAATCTCAACACAACAGCTTGA
- a CDS encoding DUF523 and DUF1722 domain-containing protein — MTTKNTASNRPIIIGVSSCLLGARVRFDGQHKRERYIADILGDYLDFLSICPEIGAGMGIPRESVQLRGNQDSPRLIGNKSGKNWTLKLKSFSRERISKKDFSKLSGFIFKKNSPSCGMERVRLYDDKGSMRPNGIGVFARAVMEKYPFLPVEEEGRLNDIRTRENFIERIFAYYCLDNLFNGGYSGKKIIEFHTVSKYLILSHSQKHYTELGKLVAKIKQYTPAQFKKEYSRLYMEALKIKTTVKKQVNVLQHIFGFLKDYLNSEDKKYLLEVINDYHKNLVPLVVPVTLLKLFILRHGVTYIANQIYLNPHPKELMLRNHV, encoded by the coding sequence ATGACCACAAAAAACACCGCGTCAAATCGACCGATAATAATCGGTGTCAGTTCTTGTCTACTGGGGGCTCGAGTCCGTTTTGACGGCCAACATAAGCGCGAACGCTATATAGCCGATATCCTTGGTGATTATCTTGATTTTCTGTCGATCTGTCCCGAAATTGGGGCGGGGATGGGAATACCTCGCGAATCGGTTCAGTTGCGTGGAAATCAGGATTCTCCCCGCTTGATTGGAAATAAGTCGGGGAAAAACTGGACTTTAAAATTAAAGTCATTCTCCCGCGAAAGGATATCCAAAAAGGATTTTTCCAAACTTTCCGGATTTATTTTCAAAAAAAACTCGCCCAGTTGCGGCATGGAAAGGGTCCGCCTTTATGATGACAAGGGTTCGATGCGCCCAAATGGTATAGGAGTCTTTGCCCGGGCGGTAATGGAAAAATATCCGTTTCTTCCGGTTGAGGAGGAAGGGCGTTTGAACGATATCCGCACAAGAGAAAATTTCATTGAACGCATTTTCGCATATTATTGCCTGGATAATCTTTTTAACGGCGGTTATTCCGGAAAAAAAATTATTGAATTTCACACTGTCAGCAAATATTTGATTCTTTCCCACAGCCAAAAACATTACACCGAGTTGGGAAAATTGGTGGCCAAAATAAAACAATATACTCCGGCGCAATTTAAAAAGGAATATAGCCGGCTATATATGGAAGCTTTGAAAATTAAAACGACGGTCAAAAAGCAGGTTAATGTCCTGCAGCATATTTTTGGATTTCTAAAAGATTATTTAAATTCTGAAGATAAGAAATATTTATTGGAAGTCATTAACGATTATCATAAGAATCTTGTACCCCTGGTCGTTCCGGTAACATTGCTAAAATTATTCATCTTGCGCCATGGCGTGACTTATATTGCCAATCAGATTTACTTAAATCCCCATCCCAAAGAATTGATGCTCAGAAATCATGTTTAA
- a CDS encoding fibronectin type III domain-containing protein yields MKKSIIYILIFIVALCGHNSRAKTVFPKSLNQKITLNDNYCFQKMTDTLGNLWLPLSNRMGIGDPFGDSDMFPQDEELTGNLAEDFNAVINKRTQVDYLHSAGLWVGGIKGNDTLVSHSFDYTAPIPELNPLPCPNGQIITANEWADLEILATAYDTIIIGDTTARCYLGDCRDWYPLGIKVTSHSYKWVTPPYDKIELVEYTITNIDTLPLEEGWVGIYADCDIGYRAPGYENDDISGFINGAIDGQGKWADLIVAYSMDMDGDPKDYKFNDKSPRGAFAIQVLGLSVSDYRVNYNWWVDNHDTWLEWAPRQREYELRNLGNSMAIAYGDSNKYYLMSHTEIDYNQIEAALSHPQWNDPDIIGRDIAQGNDTRFLISAGPFNLQPMEEVTFTVAYMAADSILNNPFIDIWFNPSNPLSVSDWYEVSDFSGLISTAFTALDIFNNGLDYPPPGPPEKLVLVDFNNTSVTLTWSEKSAVDFAGYYVYSRTGNDEWSQVSDISWINDTIATINNLDFEIEYKFAVAAVDLNATVGKLSAEVVVVVGGPHPPSALIGSGNQAYPNLSWSHSSSLDVISYNIYRCDEQFTTHEVIANVSDTTFIDLSARSGNRYEYFVTAVNSRGFESPPSIKIRISPMALTSGILVIDQNSGSLFDNLVFDRLFLDSLLYRGLEGLDYFYLSFDENNPPTLGQLSDYSLLIISAENRGGALSAQLEYTLETYLSNGGKAIILLRHCGIEIESETDPRIIRFRPESIFTRYLRVDSSYIGPTKVTNGYNLEGDLIGASPVLPSYPQLTWDSVRINQFGYGVNTGLPYCGAFWPSAEVEAIYRYQSSSDGSFPDDEVNGIRYLGESYSFYLLNFPLSLMELDEASVLLRTMVEELNEQNICGDINADNRLNIGDIVSYVRYLFHDEEPSKIYLNGDVDCDGGYGMSDLLMLINFYMRQGLAPNCCE; encoded by the coding sequence ATGAAAAAGAGTATCATATATATTTTGATTTTTATAGTCGCCTTATGCGGGCATAATTCACGTGCCAAAACCGTATTTCCAAAGAGTCTGAATCAGAAAATTACGCTAAATGATAATTACTGTTTTCAAAAAATGACCGATACTCTTGGCAATTTATGGCTTCCGTTATCCAATCGCATGGGCATCGGTGATCCTTTCGGCGATAGTGATATGTTTCCCCAGGATGAGGAATTGACCGGTAATTTGGCCGAAGATTTTAACGCTGTCATTAACAAGCGGACGCAAGTTGATTATCTTCATTCGGCCGGATTATGGGTGGGGGGCATAAAAGGCAATGATACCCTGGTGTCGCATTCGTTTGATTATACCGCTCCCATCCCGGAATTAAATCCATTGCCTTGTCCAAATGGTCAAATTATCACAGCTAATGAGTGGGCCGATTTAGAAATTCTGGCGACAGCCTACGATACCATAATAATCGGCGATACAACCGCCCGATGTTATCTGGGCGATTGCCGCGATTGGTATCCCTTAGGGATCAAAGTAACGTCACACAGCTATAAGTGGGTTACTCCTCCCTATGATAAAATTGAGTTGGTTGAATATACGATCACCAATATCGATACTTTGCCTTTGGAAGAGGGGTGGGTTGGTATATACGCTGACTGCGATATCGGTTATCGAGCGCCCGGGTATGAGAACGATGATATTTCAGGATTTATAAACGGCGCGATAGACGGCCAGGGGAAATGGGCAGATTTAATCGTCGCTTATTCAATGGATATGGACGGCGATCCCAAAGATTATAAATTCAATGACAAATCTCCCCGGGGCGCTTTTGCGATTCAGGTACTGGGATTATCGGTTTCGGATTATCGCGTAAACTACAATTGGTGGGTTGACAATCACGATACCTGGTTGGAGTGGGCGCCGCGTCAACGTGAATATGAATTGCGCAATCTGGGTAATTCGATGGCGATTGCCTATGGTGATAGCAATAAATATTATCTGATGTCCCATACGGAAATTGATTATAATCAGATTGAGGCGGCCCTCAGTCATCCCCAATGGAATGATCCGGATATAATCGGGAGGGATATCGCTCAAGGTAATGATACTCGGTTCTTGATTTCCGCCGGACCGTTTAATCTGCAGCCGATGGAAGAGGTTACTTTTACAGTGGCTTATATGGCCGCCGATTCAATTCTTAATAATCCATTTATTGATATCTGGTTCAATCCTTCAAATCCGTTATCGGTTTCGGACTGGTATGAGGTTTCTGATTTTAGCGGGTTGATATCGACGGCTTTCACGGCCCTGGATATTTTTAATAATGGGTTGGATTATCCTCCTCCCGGGCCTCCCGAGAAGCTGGTCCTGGTGGATTTCAATAATACTTCGGTTACTCTGACTTGGTCTGAGAAGTCTGCTGTCGATTTTGCAGGTTATTACGTTTACTCAAGAACCGGAAATGATGAATGGTCGCAGGTATCTGACATTTCATGGATTAACGATACAATAGCAACAATTAATAATCTTGATTTTGAAATAGAATATAAGTTTGCCGTGGCGGCGGTTGATTTGAACGCGACCGTCGGCAAATTGTCTGCGGAAGTGGTTGTGGTGGTCGGAGGTCCTCATCCTCCATCAGCATTAATTGGATCGGGTAATCAGGCGTATCCCAATCTAAGTTGGTCGCATTCAAGCAGTCTGGATGTGATTTCCTATAATATTTATCGATGCGATGAACAATTCACAACGCATGAAGTGATTGCCAATGTTAGTGATACGACTTTTATTGACCTGTCCGCCCGGTCCGGAAATCGATATGAGTATTTTGTAACGGCGGTTAATTCCCGCGGATTTGAATCTCCGCCATCGATAAAGATAAGAATATCCCCAATGGCATTGACGTCTGGTATACTGGTTATTGATCAAAACTCGGGATCGCTGTTTGATAATCTGGTGTTTGATAGGTTGTTTTTGGATTCTCTATTGTATCGGGGATTAGAAGGTTTGGATTACTTCTATTTGTCATTTGATGAAAACAATCCTCCAACTCTCGGTCAATTGTCCGATTATTCGCTGTTGATAATCAGCGCCGAAAACAGAGGGGGGGCCTTATCCGCCCAGCTCGAATATACGCTTGAAACTTATTTGTCTAACGGAGGTAAAGCGATTATCCTCCTCAGGCATTGCGGAATTGAAATTGAGTCGGAAACCGATCCCAGGATTATAAGATTCCGCCCGGAATCAATTTTCACCAGATATCTAAGAGTTGATTCGAGCTATATTGGGCCGACGAAAGTAACGAATGGCTATAATCTTGAGGGTGATTTAATCGGAGCCTCGCCTGTTTTGCCGTCCTATCCGCAATTAACATGGGATAGTGTGCGGATAAATCAATTCGGATATGGAGTGAACACGGGCTTACCTTATTGTGGAGCATTTTGGCCATCTGCGGAGGTCGAGGCTATTTATCGATATCAATCTTCCTCGGATGGCAGTTTTCCTGATGATGAGGTAAATGGTATTAGATATTTGGGTGAGAGTTATAGTTTTTATCTTTTGAACTTCCCTCTGTCATTAATGGAGTTGGACGAGGCTTCGGTTTTGTTGAGGACCATGGTGGAAGAGCTAAATGAGCAGAATATCTGCGGGGATATCAACGCCGATAATAGGCTCAATATCGGTGATATTGTTTCCTACGTTCGGTATCTTTTCCATGACGAAGAGCCGTCGAAAATATATCTGAACGGTGATGTTGACTGCGACGGCGGATATGGGATGAGTGATTTGCTAATGCTGATAAATTTTTATATGCGGCAAGGGTTAGCTCCCAATTGCTGTGAATAA
- a CDS encoding DUF3857 domain-containing protein — translation MISMKKFSGMILAIILVICWCNSICWGQKFGKVESPEWEIGAPADYPEANAIILFKNGKLSVSWDKIEMARHVRIKILTQAGIDELDEFEIYLDEDDKLKNFKAHTITSDSKKHKVNKDAIFDKEVGKDKIRTFTFPALEPGCIIEYQYKIRNKRYRHLSPWFFQDDLFVLKSHLDVELSQGFSYNINYFNMPFDKRTGQEKEIPDPTKQMGTAFLKVCSWDMENLLPIKDEPYMCARKDYMAGLGFRLVSFTNRYGSTTYYSTTWGERGDDYRKYLHDDYCNQNKEVKKLAAEITSGLVNLREKSKAIYEYVAREFKTSDTPRQWFTNEKMSKLFQNKSGSSEEKNLLISELHKAVDVPSWPVLISTRKNGKFDPENVNTSQFNYLITFAQFDDGWEFLDASSKYIPYGILPSKCLTNGGLLLDGKNSSPVKMTIQPFDSYRLDLVRMYVDSDGLVTCSTESKYSGYFAASYGREFEENSQEDFLDDNYFDRLDIEYELGECSFDLDTSGMFVGEINFTSEDLIRNLDDNLLISPVQYALRNNPFKSAKRIFPVDFAFPRIYHNLIEVFVSDSVSEFILPDNILEEIDGAIFERTSKVTDSSVIIGSKLTILEPLFKPHKYASLRNLFDKVALASEDQLTAVIVKPE, via the coding sequence ATGATTTCTATGAAGAAATTCTCAGGAATGATTTTAGCAATAATTTTAGTTATATGTTGGTGCAATTCAATTTGCTGGGGACAGAAATTCGGCAAGGTTGAATCTCCGGAATGGGAGATCGGGGCGCCAGCCGATTATCCCGAAGCGAACGCTATTATATTATTTAAAAATGGAAAATTAAGTGTTAGCTGGGATAAAATTGAGATGGCGCGTCATGTTCGTATAAAAATCCTGACCCAAGCCGGGATAGACGAACTTGATGAATTTGAGATATATTTAGATGAAGACGATAAACTAAAAAATTTCAAAGCCCATACTATTACTTCTGACAGCAAAAAACATAAGGTTAACAAGGACGCCATTTTCGATAAGGAAGTAGGGAAAGATAAAATTAGAACGTTTACGTTTCCCGCGCTGGAACCGGGCTGCATAATTGAATACCAATACAAAATCAGAAATAAACGATACCGTCATTTGTCACCCTGGTTTTTCCAGGATGATTTATTTGTCTTGAAATCACATTTGGACGTGGAATTATCGCAGGGATTCAGCTATAACATCAATTATTTCAATATGCCTTTTGATAAGAGAACCGGCCAGGAGAAAGAAATTCCGGACCCAACCAAACAAATGGGAACCGCTTTTTTAAAAGTTTGCTCCTGGGATATGGAAAATCTGCTGCCAATCAAAGACGAACCTTATATGTGCGCTCGGAAAGACTACATGGCCGGACTCGGTTTCCGCCTGGTCTCATTCACGAATAGATACGGTTCGACAACCTACTATTCAACGACATGGGGAGAAAGAGGCGATGATTACAGAAAATATCTTCATGATGATTACTGCAATCAGAATAAGGAAGTTAAGAAGCTCGCGGCTGAAATTACTTCAGGGTTAGTCAATCTTCGTGAAAAATCAAAAGCAATTTATGAATATGTAGCCCGAGAATTCAAGACATCAGATACACCGAGACAGTGGTTCACAAATGAGAAGATGTCCAAATTATTTCAAAATAAATCTGGGTCAAGTGAAGAAAAAAACTTGCTAATTTCAGAGTTGCATAAGGCGGTTGATGTGCCATCCTGGCCGGTACTTATAAGTACCAGGAAAAACGGAAAGTTCGACCCTGAAAATGTTAATACCAGTCAATTCAATTATCTTATCACATTTGCTCAATTTGATGACGGTTGGGAATTTTTAGACGCTTCCAGTAAATATATTCCATACGGAATACTGCCTTCCAAATGTCTGACCAACGGCGGTTTGTTGCTGGACGGCAAAAACAGCTCCCCGGTCAAAATGACGATTCAGCCTTTTGATTCATACCGGCTGGATCTGGTGAGGATGTACGTCGATTCGGACGGACTTGTTACGTGCAGTACCGAAAGTAAATATAGCGGGTATTTTGCCGCCAGTTATGGGCGTGAATTTGAAGAGAATTCTCAGGAAGATTTCCTCGATGACAATTATTTTGATCGCCTTGACATAGAGTATGAATTGGGCGAATGCTCCTTCGACCTCGATACTTCGGGAATGTTTGTCGGAGAAATTAATTTTACATCCGAGGATTTAATTCGTAATCTCGATGATAATCTTTTGATCTCGCCGGTACAATATGCGCTTCGGAATAATCCTTTTAAGAGCGCCAAGCGGATTTTTCCGGTAGATTTTGCTTTTCCTCGGATATATCATAATTTGATTGAGGTTTTTGTTTCCGATTCGGTTAGTGAATTTATTCTTCCCGATAATATACTTGAAGAAATTGACGGTGCAATTTTTGAACGCACATCAAAAGTTACTGATTCAAGCGTTATCATCGGTTCCAAATTAACGATTCTTGAGCCATTGTTTAAACCTCATAAATATGCATCACTAAGAAATCTATTCGATAAGGTCGCTTTGGCAAGCGAGGATCAACTAACAGCCGTAATTGTCAAACCTGAATAA
- a CDS encoding DUF3857 domain-containing protein: protein MATGSKSKVQITLSLLFLNIMFFSVVNAGDAEKDISEYGAYYEYIINDRAVSGWGFTEIGKVKIMVINPRGDDYSYISLSENKYDKLKSVEILAYDKEGKEILKKNKKDMTKYCGFGEYAGYKDICYYTFDVDVPGYPYTIEYEYKKESSSLFSLRGGIYFQHKIPVNHFKYSVSIPGNGFISYKTYGLELEPIAGRDPSGTFAYIWEKRDIPAYDDLDYIPAGYGPGGRVAISPNRFKLEKYEFSGTDWRSIGQWYYELSWDKYSFSSSPSAKQIDSNRKEIIKNIYEEITRDIRYVLISIGIGGWQPHEAASVEKNAYGDCKDMSTLLISRLREVGIEAYPALVLTRNKGVTDVDFPNFGFNHVITVAIVGNDTLWMDPTCRLCPFGELPYQDEGINALVATNNGGELWRTSVSLAEKNTTTRMMRINIEKDLTATIITNISIVGAYARYLRGNILRYDADETRRFINNMFPGAEKRFRVKSYEFKNLEDISKPLEIIIKARTAKKLDKIGKKIYCPSLIFGQLSGFEKVDMEDREYPINLFYPDMEKDSIIITWDKVFDLESISTPPSDNVSFSFGGYRLNSESGDSLVAVNFEKSCEAYMIKIDEFTDYAFYIDKLKNIYKQYVKLKLK from the coding sequence GTGGCCACAGGCAGCAAATCAAAGGTGCAGATTACTCTCTCGTTGCTATTTTTGAATATCATGTTTTTCAGCGTGGTTAATGCCGGTGACGCTGAGAAAGATATATCCGAGTACGGCGCATATTATGAATATATAATAAATGATCGCGCTGTATCGGGATGGGGTTTCACTGAAATAGGAAAAGTTAAAATCATGGTCATAAATCCGCGGGGAGATGATTATTCCTATATTAGCCTGAGTGAGAATAAGTATGATAAATTAAAGAGTGTTGAAATTTTAGCATATGACAAAGAGGGAAAAGAAATTTTAAAGAAAAATAAAAAGGATATGACAAAGTATTGCGGGTTCGGGGAATATGCCGGCTATAAAGACATTTGCTATTATACTTTCGATGTCGATGTTCCCGGATATCCGTATACAATCGAGTATGAATATAAGAAAGAATCTTCATCGTTATTTTCTCTCCGGGGAGGAATTTATTTTCAACATAAGATTCCTGTGAATCATTTTAAATATTCTGTCTCGATCCCGGGCAACGGATTCATCAGTTACAAGACCTACGGGCTGGAGCTTGAGCCGATTGCCGGTCGAGACCCAAGTGGAACGTTTGCCTATATCTGGGAAAAACGAGACATCCCGGCTTATGATGATTTGGATTATATCCCAGCGGGATATGGCCCGGGCGGGCGCGTAGCGATTTCACCGAATAGATTCAAGCTGGAAAAATACGAGTTTTCCGGAACTGATTGGCGGAGTATCGGGCAATGGTATTATGAATTATCCTGGGATAAATATTCATTTTCGAGTTCGCCCTCTGCCAAACAAATAGATTCGAATAGGAAAGAAATCATAAAAAATATCTATGAAGAGATCACTCGCGATATTCGATATGTATTAATTAGCATTGGTATCGGAGGTTGGCAGCCGCATGAGGCCGCTTCGGTTGAGAAGAACGCATATGGCGACTGCAAAGATATGTCAACTCTATTAATCTCCCGTCTCCGAGAGGTCGGGATTGAGGCGTATCCCGCTCTGGTGCTTACTCGAAATAAGGGTGTCACCGATGTCGATTTTCCCAATTTTGGGTTCAATCATGTTATTACGGTGGCTATCGTTGGCAACGACACTCTCTGGATGGACCCCACCTGCCGCCTGTGTCCTTTCGGGGAACTGCCATATCAGGATGAAGGTATAAATGCTTTGGTTGCGACCAATAACGGCGGAGAATTGTGGAGAACTTCGGTGAGTTTGGCTGAGAAAAATACGACGACTCGCATGATGCGGATCAACATTGAAAAAGATTTGACTGCTACAATCATAACAAATATATCAATAGTCGGCGCTTATGCGCGCTACCTGCGCGGTAATATTTTACGCTATGACGCCGATGAAACGCGCCGGTTTATCAATAATATGTTTCCGGGGGCGGAGAAAAGGTTCAGGGTTAAATCTTATGAATTTAAAAATCTCGAGGATATTTCAAAACCATTGGAAATCATAATTAAGGCTCGTACTGCGAAGAAACTGGATAAAATAGGCAAGAAAATATATTGCCCTTCGCTCATATTTGGCCAACTTTCGGGATTCGAAAAAGTCGATATGGAAGATCGCGAATATCCAATCAATCTATTTTATCCCGATATGGAAAAAGATTCGATAATTATAACCTGGGATAAGGTTTTTGATCTCGAATCGATTTCCACGCCTCCGTCCGACAACGTGTCTTTTTCTTTTGGCGGATATCGTTTGAATTCGGAATCTGGTGATAGTTTGGTGGCCGTCAATTTTGAAAAATCCTGCGAAGCGTATATGATTAAAATCGATGAATTTACTGATTATGCCTTTTATATTGATAAATTAAAAAACATATACAAACAATATGTTAAGCTAAAATTGAAATAG
- a CDS encoding DUF116 domain-containing protein: MSEKDTREKPDRRLGDEWVGWDGEIVNSTDADPRIFVGMAMAAIAAILGVTALFVWLIYPRLVQMSSMAGPIMNFSYFAFASILVAWLILFIWGALTKRPFLSGLVVVPKLVNLLLDITIKVGKVIGVPKDRLVNSFLKLHNLFIDSDPRQVPTDKIMLLLPRCLSKEMFKSLKSMRDSYGFIMATAGGGGEARNKIRKLRPGLIIAVACERDLLTGFIDVNPHIPVIGYPNIRPSGPCKDTEVDLQTIEDTVKRHSVQTSN; the protein is encoded by the coding sequence ATGTCGGAAAAGGATACACGTGAAAAACCGGATCGCCGTCTGGGCGACGAATGGGTTGGCTGGGACGGTGAAATTGTTAACTCAACCGATGCCGATCCCCGGATATTCGTCGGGATGGCTATGGCGGCGATTGCCGCTATCCTTGGAGTTACGGCATTATTCGTTTGGTTAATCTATCCGCGCCTCGTTCAGATGAGTTCCATGGCCGGTCCGATTATGAATTTTTCTTATTTCGCGTTTGCGTCGATTCTTGTTGCCTGGCTGATATTATTTATCTGGGGAGCTTTAACGAAACGACCCTTTTTGTCGGGCCTGGTGGTCGTGCCCAAGTTGGTTAATCTCCTGCTTGATATTACCATCAAGGTTGGGAAAGTCATCGGTGTCCCGAAAGATCGACTCGTTAATTCATTTCTAAAACTTCATAATTTGTTTATTGACAGCGATCCTCGGCAGGTACCGACCGACAAGATTATGCTTCTGCTGCCGCGGTGTTTGAGCAAAGAGATGTTTAAATCGCTGAAGTCGATGCGGGACTCTTACGGTTTCATTATGGCGACGGCCGGAGGCGGTGGTGAAGCGCGCAATAAAATTCGCAAACTGCGGCCCGGCTTAATCATTGCCGTAGCCTGCGAACGAGATTTGTTGACCGGATTTATCGACGTCAATCCTCATATCCCCGTTATCGGTTATCCCAATATTCGTCCCAGTGGACCATGCAAAGACACCGAAGTGGATCTGCAAACGATTGAAGACACCGTCAAACGACACTCAGTCCAGACAAGTAATTAG